One stretch of Candidatus Binatia bacterium DNA includes these proteins:
- the atpA gene encoding ATP synthase subunit alpha: MQIRPAEISEVIKQQIAQYGREIEVRETGRVLSAGDGIARIWGLAEAAAGELLEFPHGIYGMVLNLEEDNVGAAIFGEAHMVKEGDEVRRTGRIAEVPVGEALLGRVVNALGQPIDGKGPIEATETRRIELKAPGIVWRQPVKEPLQTGIKAIDSMIPIGRGQRELIIGDRQTGKTAVAVDTIINQRGGDVFCIYVAIGQKRSTVAQVVEKLSRFGAMEYTIVVAATASEAAPLQFIAPYAGCAMGEYFRDSARHALVIYDDLSKHAVAYRQLSLLLRRPPGREAYPGDVFYLHSRLLERAAKMSDERGGGSLTALPIIETQAGDVSAYIPTNVISITDGQIFLETDLFYSGVRPAVNVGISVSRVGGNAQIRAMRQVAGSLRIELAQYREMAAFAQFGSDLDPTTQRQLARGSRLVEVLKQGQYEPLPVEKQILIIYAATNGYVDHLPVEAVRKYEAELYRFVDNRHPEILQAIREKKQLDDALKAQIHRVLDEFQTIFQP; encoded by the coding sequence ATGCAAATTCGTCCAGCTGAGATCAGCGAAGTCATCAAACAACAAATCGCCCAGTACGGGCGCGAGATCGAGGTCCGAGAAACGGGGCGCGTTCTGTCCGCTGGGGACGGCATTGCCCGCATCTGGGGCCTTGCAGAAGCTGCGGCCGGAGAGCTGCTCGAGTTCCCCCACGGTATTTATGGCATGGTGCTCAACCTCGAAGAGGACAACGTGGGCGCTGCCATCTTTGGCGAGGCGCACATGGTCAAGGAAGGGGACGAAGTGCGCCGCACCGGCCGCATTGCTGAAGTTCCGGTTGGGGAGGCATTGCTGGGTCGCGTGGTGAACGCCTTAGGCCAGCCCATCGACGGTAAGGGCCCGATTGAAGCGACCGAAACCCGGCGGATCGAGCTCAAGGCCCCGGGTATCGTTTGGCGCCAACCGGTCAAGGAGCCCTTGCAAACGGGAATCAAAGCCATTGACTCAATGATCCCGATCGGCCGCGGGCAGCGCGAACTGATCATTGGCGACCGCCAAACCGGAAAGACTGCCGTGGCGGTGGACACGATCATTAACCAACGCGGCGGCGACGTCTTTTGCATTTACGTTGCCATCGGGCAGAAGCGCTCCACTGTAGCACAGGTCGTGGAGAAACTTTCCCGCTTCGGGGCCATGGAGTACACGATCGTGGTCGCAGCTACGGCATCGGAAGCCGCACCGCTACAGTTCATCGCACCCTACGCCGGTTGCGCGATGGGAGAATATTTCCGCGATTCTGCACGACACGCCCTGGTGATTTACGACGACTTGTCGAAGCATGCGGTCGCCTACCGCCAGCTCTCCTTGCTGTTGCGCCGGCCTCCGGGGCGCGAGGCGTACCCCGGCGACGTGTTTTACTTGCACTCGCGTTTGCTCGAACGCGCCGCCAAAATGAGCGACGAACGCGGCGGCGGTTCGCTCACCGCACTGCCTATCATCGAAACGCAAGCCGGAGACGTTTCGGCGTATATCCCGACAAATGTGATCTCGATTACCGATGGGCAGATCTTCCTGGAGACCGACCTCTTCTATTCCGGTGTCCGCCCGGCCGTCAACGTGGGCATTTCCGTCTCCCGAGTCGGCGGCAACGCGCAAATTCGCGCCATGCGCCAGGTGGCCGGTTCTCTGCGCATCGAGTTGGCTCAATACCGCGAAATGGCCGCGTTTGCGCAGTTTGGCTCGGATTTGGATCCGACGACGCAACGTCAGCTCGCACGCGGAAGCCGGCTCGTGGAGGTGTTGAAGCAGGGGCAGTACGAGCCGCTGCCGGTGGAGAAGCAAATCCTCATCATTTACGCGGCCACCAACGGGTACGTGGATCACTTGCCGGTCGAAGCCGTGAGAAAGTACGAAGCTGAACTCTACCGCTTCGTGGACAATCGCCACCCGGAAATCCTGCAAGCAATTCGGGAGAAGAAACAACTCGACGACGCGCTCAAGGCCCAAATCCATCGCGTGCTCGACGAGTTCCAGACGATCTTCCAACCGTAA
- the atpH gene encoding ATP synthase subunit delta, with translation MSAVARRYAKALFALAQEHRQQEAVARELDAVAELVQDPQVAIAWNNPLLTAPERRQLTAALRERLGMSDLFGNFLEYLAEHKRLQELPAIRDHYERLLDDAAHRTRARIASAMPLAPEHLQEIVELLQRQTGKSVLATTATDPALVGGFVVEIEGKVYDASVANQLASLAHRLGGGASH, from the coding sequence ATGAGCGCGGTTGCCCGACGTTACGCAAAGGCCTTGTTTGCTCTCGCGCAAGAACACCGCCAGCAGGAAGCGGTGGCAAGAGAGCTCGATGCAGTGGCCGAGCTCGTGCAAGACCCGCAAGTCGCCATCGCGTGGAACAACCCCTTGTTGACCGCTCCCGAGCGCCGCCAACTCACTGCTGCCTTACGAGAGCGCTTGGGAATGTCGGATCTCTTCGGAAACTTTCTGGAGTACTTGGCAGAGCATAAACGCCTGCAAGAGCTGCCTGCCATTCGCGATCATTACGAGCGCCTACTCGACGACGCGGCGCACCGCACCCGGGCGCGCATCGCTTCAGCAATGCCTCTGGCACCGGAGCACCTGCAAGAGATCGTGGAACTACTGCAACGCCAGACGGGCAAAAGCGTTCTCGCCACCACCGCCACAGATCCCGCCCTGGTAGGCGGATTCGTAGTGGAGATCGAAGGTAAGGTTTACGATGCCAGCGTAGCGAACCAGCTCGCTAGTCTCGCTCACCGCCTTGGCGGTGGCGCATCCCACTGA
- a CDS encoding glutamine amidotransferase has protein sequence MPDMQVGLVLFPQVTQLDLTAPLQVFARIPGVVTHVVAKSEAPVETDCGVSFVPTCTYGSCPALDLVCVPGGPGVLGAIYDDATVAFVKERGGAARYVTSVCTGAFVLGVAGLLAGRRATTHWAYTHLLPLVGARHERARIVQDGNVITAGGVTAGLDFALSVAAEIAGETSAKAIQLALEYDPAPPFDCGHPGGAPSNVKAILESRYSQSTEALRAAIETVTAR, from the coding sequence GTGCCGGATATGCAGGTAGGCTTGGTGCTTTTCCCCCAGGTGACTCAACTGGACCTGACCGCTCCCTTGCAAGTTTTTGCCCGAATACCAGGGGTGGTGACACATGTGGTCGCCAAATCAGAAGCCCCTGTGGAGACGGATTGCGGCGTTTCGTTTGTGCCGACGTGCACGTACGGGTCGTGCCCGGCTCTCGATTTGGTCTGCGTTCCCGGCGGTCCTGGCGTCCTCGGCGCCATTTACGACGATGCCACGGTGGCATTCGTCAAAGAGAGGGGAGGTGCGGCACGTTACGTTACATCGGTTTGCACGGGTGCCTTCGTTCTGGGGGTCGCGGGTTTATTAGCCGGCCGCCGGGCGACCACCCACTGGGCGTACACGCATTTGCTGCCGCTTGTCGGCGCCAGGCACGAGAGAGCGAGAATCGTGCAGGACGGAAACGTGATTACCGCCGGGGGCGTCACTGCCGGTTTGGACTTTGCGCTGAGCGTTGCGGCCGAAATTGCTGGGGAAACGTCGGCCAAGGCCATTCAGCTTGCTCTGGAGTACGACCCGGCCCCGCCGTTCGATTGTGGCCACCCGGGTGGGGCACCTTCCAACGTGAAAGCGATTCTGGAGAGCCGGTACAGCCAAAGCACGGAGGCACTTCGCGCTGCAATCGAGACGGTGACGGCTCGGTGA
- the mnmG gene encoding tRNA uridine 5-carboxymethylaminomethyl modification enzyme MnmG: protein MGPFDRCFDVIVVGAGHAGIEAALAAARMGCEVLLLTLNLDHIGQMSCNPAIGGIGKGHLVKEIDALGGEMAKAIDETGIQFRQLNTKKGPAVRASRAQADKAQYRQRMKARLENAPGITLYQASVERLLLSGNKVVGVETQMGERVEGRTVILTTGTFLNGLIHVGERQMAAGRAGDFAAHGLSEQLASLGFTVGRLKTGTCPRLDRRTIDFSRLEPQYGDEPPKPFSFSTPAIRQSQIPCYITYTTPRTHEIIRNSLHRSPMFSGQIRGRGPRYCPSIEDKVVRFAEKERHQIFLEPEGRDTIEIYPNGLSTSLPLDVQIEMVRSIPGLEEAKIMRPGYAIEYDFVDPTQLYPWLETKLIEGLFHAGQINGTTGYEEAAAQGLMAGINAALKLRKREPFLLSRSQAYIGVLIDDLVTKGVGGEPYRMFTSRAEYRLLLREDNADTRLTPLGRAIGAVSEEDCRRVEVKAAQVTREIERLETTILYPTAETNAKLRALGTAEIVNPTSLAQLLRRPELGYNAVAALAAAGPSPLPADVAAQVEVEIKYAGYVRRQQEQIERLRKMEETPIPSDLDFEAIPGLSREVREKLARVRPRSLGQAARVPGLTPAALALLSVHLRRAGVA from the coding sequence ATGGGACCCTTTGACCGCTGCTTTGACGTAATTGTTGTTGGGGCTGGGCACGCAGGCATCGAGGCGGCGCTCGCGGCCGCACGCATGGGCTGCGAGGTACTGTTGCTGACACTCAACCTCGACCACATCGGGCAAATGTCCTGCAATCCTGCCATCGGGGGCATCGGCAAAGGTCATCTCGTCAAGGAGATCGATGCGCTTGGCGGGGAGATGGCCAAGGCCATTGATGAAACGGGAATCCAGTTCCGGCAGCTCAACACAAAGAAAGGGCCAGCCGTACGCGCGTCGCGGGCACAAGCGGACAAAGCTCAGTACCGGCAGCGGATGAAGGCCCGGCTAGAAAACGCCCCGGGGATTACCCTTTATCAGGCAAGTGTCGAGCGTTTGCTGCTGAGTGGAAATAAAGTGGTCGGCGTCGAAACCCAAATGGGCGAGCGGGTCGAGGGGCGAACCGTGATCTTGACCACGGGAACCTTTCTCAACGGGTTGATCCACGTGGGCGAGCGCCAAATGGCGGCGGGGCGAGCCGGGGACTTCGCCGCGCACGGCCTGAGCGAGCAATTGGCTTCTTTGGGCTTTACTGTGGGGCGGCTGAAAACTGGGACGTGCCCGCGACTCGATCGTCGCACTATTGATTTCTCGCGCTTGGAGCCGCAGTACGGTGACGAACCTCCGAAGCCGTTTTCCTTTTCTACACCCGCGATCCGCCAGAGCCAAATTCCTTGCTACATCACGTACACGACGCCACGAACGCACGAGATCATCCGGAACTCGCTGCATCGCTCCCCCATGTTTTCGGGGCAAATCCGTGGTCGTGGGCCGCGCTACTGTCCCTCCATCGAAGATAAAGTGGTCCGCTTCGCCGAAAAGGAGCGCCATCAGATCTTTCTCGAACCAGAGGGCCGCGACACCATAGAGATTTACCCAAATGGCCTGTCCACGAGTCTTCCCTTAGACGTTCAAATTGAAATGGTGCGCTCCATTCCCGGGCTGGAGGAGGCGAAGATCATGCGTCCCGGGTACGCCATCGAGTACGACTTTGTGGACCCCACGCAACTCTACCCTTGGTTGGAAACCAAACTGATAGAAGGTTTGTTCCACGCCGGGCAGATCAATGGAACCACGGGCTACGAGGAGGCCGCAGCCCAAGGGCTGATGGCGGGAATCAACGCGGCCTTGAAGTTGCGCAAGCGCGAGCCATTTCTGTTGAGTCGTAGCCAAGCGTACATCGGCGTGCTCATTGACGACTTGGTGACCAAAGGTGTCGGGGGCGAACCGTATCGCATGTTCACCTCGCGGGCCGAGTATCGCTTGCTTTTGCGAGAGGACAATGCGGACACGCGGCTCACCCCTTTGGGAAGGGCCATTGGCGCGGTTTCGGAAGAGGATTGCCGGCGCGTGGAGGTGAAGGCGGCGCAGGTAACCCGCGAAATCGAACGGTTGGAAACAACGATCTTGTACCCAACAGCGGAGACGAACGCGAAACTCCGGGCTTTAGGGACGGCCGAAATCGTCAACCCCACAAGCCTGGCCCAGCTTCTCCGCCGGCCCGAATTGGGTTACAACGCTGTGGCCGCTTTAGCCGCCGCGGGCCCCAGCCCATTGCCGGCCGACGTAGCGGCGCAAGTGGAAGTCGAGATCAAGTACGCGGGCTATGTGCGACGCCAGCAGGAACAGATCGAACGGCTGAGAAAGATGGAGGAAACCCCGATCCCATCGGACCTCGATTTCGAAGCAATTCCGGGGCTCTCGCGCGAGGTGCGGGAAAAGCTTGCTCGTGTCCGGCCTCGCTCCCTCGGCCAGGCTGCGCGCGTTCCCGGTTTGACGCCAGCAGCGTTGGCGCTCCTCTCCGTTCATTTACGCAGGGCTGGCGTTGCTTGA
- the rsmG gene encoding ribosomal RNA small subunit methyltransferase G — MKDDLDRAIAELVRWCDQLGIRLSQQAQAQLQTYVCLILEWNRRVALTGARTVREIALHHILDCLHVAPVLAGGQAVADVGSGAGFPGMPLAIARPDCVFTLIEPRRKRATFLRHCIRELGLANASVEEARVEDLAPTRSGAYNVVVSRAFAELSSFVRAGLPLLQAGGLLVAMKGPRPEAELQGLPAEVEVARIMRYRLPEQWGERTLVILSRR; from the coding sequence TTGAAAGACGACCTCGATCGCGCGATCGCCGAGCTGGTGCGCTGGTGTGACCAGCTCGGAATCCGCCTCTCCCAACAAGCGCAGGCGCAGTTGCAAACGTACGTTTGCTTAATTTTGGAGTGGAACCGGCGGGTCGCCCTTACCGGGGCTCGGACCGTACGCGAAATCGCACTCCATCACATCCTCGACTGCCTGCACGTGGCGCCGGTGCTGGCAGGCGGCCAAGCGGTTGCCGACGTGGGCAGTGGCGCCGGCTTCCCCGGTATGCCCCTCGCGATTGCGCGCCCCGACTGTGTGTTCACCCTAATCGAGCCTCGGCGGAAGCGCGCAACATTCTTGCGTCATTGCATTCGGGAACTGGGCCTGGCCAACGCAAGCGTCGAAGAAGCTCGGGTGGAAGATCTCGCGCCAACACGGTCGGGGGCTTACAACGTGGTCGTTTCCCGCGCGTTTGCGGAGTTGAGCAGCTTTGTCCGCGCCGGCCTGCCCTTGCTCCAGGCAGGCGGGTTGTTGGTGGCGATGAAGGGGCCGCGGCCGGAAGCCGAGTTGCAGGGGCTTCCCGCAGAAGTGGAGGTGGCGCGGATCATGCGGTATCGCCTTCCGGAACAATGGGGGGAGCGCACTCTGGTCATCCTCAGCCGGCGTTGA
- a CDS encoding chromosome partitioning protein ParA: MGGAHSGHPQPALKIVSRETLFSSASAWYTSANEVFSGSGLGLGRIVCIANQKGGVGKTTTAVNLAACVAARGYETLLVDLDPQASASSALGISVGRGAISTYEILVHERPLAEGLVRASVPGALWVLPASRDLVGAEIELVPMLAREHRLSEALRRERERFGFILIDCPPSLGLLTLNGLTAADSVLIPVQCEYFALEGLTSLRHTLELVRQRLNPTLEIEGMLLTMFDVRNTLSHQVAEEVRRHFKGFVFETAIPRNVRLSEAPSYGKPIIAYDPTSKGAVAYQELCDEFLARRNFTVRSKTMTGEIDRSH, from the coding sequence ATGGGGGGAGCGCACTCTGGTCATCCTCAGCCGGCGTTGAAGATTGTTTCACGTGAAACACTTTTCAGTTCGGCCAGCGCGTGGTACACAAGCGCAAACGAAGTCTTCAGCGGATCGGGGTTGGGCTTGGGCCGCATCGTTTGCATCGCCAATCAAAAGGGTGGAGTGGGGAAAACAACCACGGCAGTAAACCTGGCTGCGTGTGTAGCGGCGCGCGGATATGAGACGTTGTTGGTTGACTTAGATCCGCAAGCCAGCGCCTCGAGTGCCTTGGGGATAAGCGTGGGTCGAGGTGCGATATCGACCTATGAGATTCTCGTGCACGAGCGTCCACTCGCCGAGGGGCTGGTGCGCGCGTCCGTGCCCGGCGCGTTGTGGGTCCTGCCGGCGTCGCGCGACCTCGTTGGGGCGGAAATCGAGCTCGTGCCCATGTTGGCGCGGGAGCATCGTTTGAGCGAAGCTCTCCGGCGAGAGCGGGAACGCTTTGGCTTTATTCTCATCGACTGCCCCCCGTCGCTTGGCCTGCTGACGTTGAACGGTCTCACCGCGGCGGATTCCGTTCTCATTCCGGTTCAGTGCGAATACTTCGCGCTCGAGGGACTGACGAGCTTGCGTCACACGCTGGAACTCGTCCGACAACGCCTCAATCCCACCTTGGAGATCGAGGGGATGCTGTTGACCATGTTCGACGTGCGCAACACGCTTTCTCACCAGGTGGCTGAAGAGGTGCGGCGGCATTTCAAGGGCTTCGTATTTGAGACGGCGATTCCAAGAAATGTCCGTTTGAGTGAGGCACCGAGCTACGGTAAGCCCATTATCGCTTACGACCCCACCTCCAAGGGAGCCGTGGCCTATCAAGAACTTTGCGACGAGTTCTTGGCGCGGCGGAACTTTACGGTCAGGAGCAAAACCATGACTGGAGAAATCGACCGGAGTCATTGA
- a CDS encoding chromosome partitioning protein ParB — MERSVKRQALGRGLDALIPRAVEPETSPDAPPSGQPFQRIPIERVRPNPFQPRQNFSEEEIDRLAQSIREQGLLQPIVVRRVGDLFELVAGERRWRAARRAGLSEIAALVREEVDDRTALELALIENLQRTDLDPIEEARAYERLRNQFGLTQEDIAQRVGKHRSTIANSLRLLRLPEDLQQEIASGRLTPGHARALLALESPEEQRRLAREFLQQGLNVRDAERRTQPKAQPTLDPDWRSVEEQLRRVLDTKVRLLPRKNGRGKLEIEYYSLEQLHRILARLGLRLE; from the coding sequence ATGGAGCGCTCCGTCAAACGACAGGCTCTCGGCCGCGGCTTGGATGCGTTGATCCCTCGTGCGGTCGAGCCGGAAACGTCTCCCGACGCACCTCCCAGCGGGCAACCCTTTCAGCGTATTCCCATCGAGCGCGTGCGCCCGAATCCATTCCAGCCTCGCCAGAACTTTTCCGAGGAGGAGATCGATCGGCTGGCGCAGTCGATTCGCGAGCAAGGGTTGCTGCAGCCTATCGTGGTGCGCCGCGTGGGAGATCTTTTCGAGCTCGTTGCCGGGGAGCGGCGTTGGCGAGCCGCGCGGCGTGCTGGCCTGTCCGAGATTGCCGCGCTGGTGCGGGAAGAGGTAGACGATCGTACGGCCCTCGAGTTGGCGTTGATCGAGAATTTACAACGCACGGACCTCGACCCGATCGAAGAAGCGCGCGCCTACGAGCGACTGCGCAACCAGTTCGGACTCACCCAGGAAGACATCGCCCAGCGGGTCGGGAAACATCGCTCCACGATAGCAAACTCCTTGCGCCTGTTGCGCTTGCCGGAAGACTTGCAGCAAGAAATAGCCTCGGGGCGCCTCACTCCAGGCCATGCGCGAGCACTCTTGGCGCTGGAATCTCCGGAAGAGCAACGGCGGCTCGCACGAGAATTTTTGCAGCAGGGGCTCAATGTGCGCGACGCGGAGCGGCGAACCCAGCCCAAAGCTCAGCCGACACTCGATCCCGATTGGCGATCGGTGGAAGAGCAGCTCCGGCGTGTGCTGGACACAAAGGTCCGCTTACTCCCCCGGAAAAACGGCAGAGGCAAACTCGAGATCGAGTACTACTCGCTAGAGCAGCTCCACCGCATCCTGGCGCGACTCGGCCTGCGTCTAGAGTGA